Genomic segment of Candidatus Marsarchaeota archaeon:
CATACCATTAGCAATCAAGAGGTTCGGCAGCAAGAAGCTCGACTCCATGCTCTCGCAGAACAACTGGGTCAAGGTTGGCATGGTGACAGTGGCATACGCCCTGTTCCTCGCTTTCCTCATATACGTGACAGGCACGGGCTGGCCGGGCATTGCACTCATAACCGTTATGATGGCGGGATCTGCGCTGCTGCTCTTCTTCGAGAAACCGATAACCGACGTGATGGTGCGCTACGTGACTCCAAAAAGTATGGAGGAAGGCGACATAATAGCCACTAACCTCATGAGCAAGCGCGAGCTGACAAGCGTGAAGAAGCGCGTGCCCGGCTTCGAGCGTCTCGCGACCCCCAAGCTGATGGCAACAATGAAAAGGAGGCGCTTCGCCTCGAAGCTCCCTGTATACAAGAACGCGATGCCGTTCGCGGCAGCCATATTTGTGGGCGTCGTGCTAACCCTGCTGTTCGGCAACCTGCTCCTCTACATCATACCGCTGTAACAAACTTTCCATCGGAAAGATTTTTATTGTGATGCATACAAGGTAAAGCGGTGGCTGAGTGAAATACGCAAGAGAGCATGTAAAGAGGTACTGGATTTTTGCTTACAGACGCGCACTTGGAGTATCTATGGTGACGTTCGCCATAGCGCTCGCCATCGGGATAATGTTCACCGGCCTGCTCTCGCCTTCCTTCACCTCCCATCCGATGATCGAGTTTGCTTTCTGGGGCCTCCTTATAATAGTGGCGGCGCTGATGCTGATCATGAGCTTCGCCAACGCGCATAGGTCGTCAGTAAGGCTCATGAACGAGCTTGAATCCAGGAAGCACTCCAAATACATGGCGGCCTGGGTACTGGCCATCCTTGTGGGAATTGCGGTTTTCGTTATGCCAGTGGTGTTCATAAACAGCTTCATAGCCCCGCTGATGTTCCTGCTGAGCTTCGGCGGCATACTCTGGGTGCTTTACATATCTGTCACGTTGCTGTTCAGGCACAGCTACAAGGAGCTTGCGTACGGCGCGACAGCGCTGCTTGTCGTGTTCGTGGTGGTTCTTGGCGCCATAACCGCCACCATGTCGAACGCTGCGCTCTATGCAAGCGAGCAGGGCAACATGGCCGCCATGCTCTTCATAACTGTCGCGACCTTGGTGCTGGTGTTCGGCTTCACTGGCATGCTGATGATGTTCAACTCGTCAAAGGAGTTCGTCACCGAGTTCGAGAACGCCGTGCGCGAGCTCGAAGGCAGGCCGCAGCGCAGGACTGGAAGGAGGGCAAGAAGAGGCAGCTGATGAAGCTGCAACGCCAAGAGAAGATGGGTGCAGAGTAGTTCAGGTATCGCCGAGCTGCGAGAATACTTTCTCGGAAATTTCCTTGCCAAGAAGCCTCACTACCTTTTCCCTGTTGGCGCGTATGTCTGTGACGCGCTTGATGCCGTTGTCGAAGAGCCTGCGTGCCCTTACCCTTCCTATCTGTTCCAGCCTGACAAGGTCGAGGAGCTCGGCTTTTATCCCGTACCTTAGCCTCACCCTTGTGTCTATCAGCGCGTGTGCCGACCTCTTCGATATCTTGGCCAACTCTATTGCCGAGTAGGCCAGCCAGTCTGCGTTTGTCAGCTTCGTGAATAGCCCACCAGGTGTCGTGCCGTACTTCTTGACCAGCTCATCTTCATGTAATTCTTCCATCCAGTCGTTGAGCATCATGGCGGTGCTGAATGCACCAATCGGATCATATGAGCCGTAGTCCATGCCTGCATACTCATACAATGAGCCTGACTTCGCCATGCTCCTGTACATGACGAACTTTGCCTCTGCATCTTCGGTAGGCTTCACGTACGGCCTCATCTCTATGGTGTTTGATATCATGTAGAGCGTGCCAAGCCCGTCGTCCGCTTTAGCTAGCGAGTCCATGATCCATTTGGCTGAGAGCGGGTCTATGTAGAGCTCGCTCACGCGCTTGCCTATCTTCGTCGCGATGTAGGCCCTTTTGCCTGCACGCTCTATGAACTTCCATGCCTCGAGGTCGTCAAGTACCTCACCGATCACGCGCCTTATGTGTGCATTGTTGCCGTACTGATGGCCGTAGAAGGTCTTCGCGATGAACACGTTGATCGCATCCAGGTCGTTCAGGAAGTCCTCGGCTATGAAGGCCAGCATGTGCATGCGCAATACGGGCGCCATGCCAAGATTCGAATCTATCGGCTCTGCTTCGGCATTGAGGTAGTTGTTGTACAGGTCCGCGATGGCGTACTTTGACGTTGCTATGAGGAGCGCCCTGCCCTCCTTGTCGTATTGGGGCCTGCCCGCCCTGCCGAAGAGCTGCATTACCTCGTTGATTCCCAGCCTGTCTGCACCTGACTCGCTGTGCCTGTGCAGGTCGCGCACCAGCACAGTGTGC
This window contains:
- a CDS encoding DEAD/DEAH box helicase, which encodes MDVSSIKGKAPNEILESLAARGIRRFTPPQELALLKGLLDGKNVLVASPTASGKTLIAELACVNSILAKGRKALYIAPMRALVSEKYNEFRASYPYIKTAISMGDLDASDQWLSEYEMIFISTEKLDSLMRHRIGWLSEIGCAVFDEVHMLGEPGRGPTLELVMTKLASATHAQLIALSATIGNADELAEWLNAELVTSDYRPVPLKKGIVSDGKVYYGDGDGEELLGASAVPEVRVLEDTLDISKQLLLFYSSRRNAEAGAVRLAPHVQKLLKPAESEALAKVGDAILNALDRPTAQCVKLAEQVRKGVAFHHAGLLNSQRAAVEQAFKGNLIKAICATPTLSLGVNVPAHTVLVRDLHRHSESGADRLGINEVMQLFGRAGRPQYDKEGRALLIATSKYAIADLYNNYLNAEAEPIDSNLGMAPVLRMHMLAFIAEDFLNDLDAINVFIAKTFYGHQYGNNAHIRRVIGEVLDDLEAWKFIERAGKRAYIATKIGKRVSELYIDPLSAKWIMDSLAKADDGLGTLYMISNTIEMRPYVKPTEDAEAKFVMYRSMAKSGSLYEYAGMDYGSYDPIGAFSTAMMLNDWMEELHEDELVKKYGTTPGGLFTKLTNADWLAYSAIELAKISKRSAHALIDTRVRLRYGIKAELLDLVRLEQIGRVRARRLFDNGIKRVTDIRANREKVVRLLGKEISEKVFSQLGDT